The Agrobacterium larrymoorei nucleotide sequence TTGGGTTACGTGATCGTGCACTTGCCGTTCTAAATGCGCTTCTGTCGTTTTATCCAGAGACTGAACTCAGCGAAGATAAGAACCTTATTGTCTTTCCGTCAAACGCTCAACTGATTGCCCGTGCAAACGGAATTGCAGGAACAACCCTGCGAGAAAACCTGGCTGTGTTGGTGGAGGCGGGGCTCATCAACCGCAACGACAGCCCCAACGGCAAGCGGTACGTAAGGCGCACCAAAGATGGCGCCGTGGAAACCGCATATGGCTTTGATCTTGCTCCTTTGCTTGCGAAATCAGCCGAGCTCGCTCACATGGCACAACAGGTCACCGAGGATGCTAGGCGACTTAAGGTGCTCAAGGAACGGATGACGATCGCTCGCAGGGACGTCCGCAAGCTCATCACAGCCGCCATCGAAGACGACACTCCTGGTGATTGGTTAAAGATGGAGGCGATGTACGTAGCCGCTGTGGCGAAGCTCCGACACGCGAAATCGATTACTGATTTCGAGGGCATCCTCGATGAGGTAATGATTTTGCGCGAGCACGTGGTCAATACATTGAAAGACCAGCTTTTTTCTACAAAATCCGACGGCAATGATAACGTCATCCGTCAGCACAAACAGAATTCAAATACCGATTATAAAAATGAACTTGAACCTTGCTCTGAAACGGAGCGGGGCGATATGGCGGCGCAAAATCTCAGTCGGAAACCCGAGACGCTAAAAGCTTTTCCAATTGGGCTAGTTATGCGTGCATGCCCGGAGATAGCTTCCTACGGCCCCGGAGGTGAGGTTCGTAGTTGGCGGGACCTCATGTCGGCCGCGGTGGTCGTCCGCTCGACTTTGGGCGTGAGCGCGTCGGCCTATCAGGATGCATGCGAGGCGATGGGGGCCGAGAACGCCGCGGTTGCCATGGCAGCAATACTCGAGCGAGCGGGACACATTAATTCGGCTGGGGGATACCTCCGCGATCTTACGTCAAGGACACGGCGCGGAGAGTTTTCGCTCGGACCGATGCTGATGGCGCTTTTGAAGGCAAACTCCGGGGGTCGGAACTGGGCGTGACCTGAAGCAGATCGTCAGGTTGGCGGAAGGTCGGCAGAGAGGTTGATGTCGTCAGCTGACTACAAACTAACAATCGGATTTCTGTACTCTTTGGCGGGTTGGAAGGGGCGGACGTAGCTATCGCCTAATTCAAAGGAGAGAGGGTCTAAGATTGAACGGCTGACGTGCGGAGTAAAGACACGAACAAGAGAGCTATTCTGACATATCGATAATTGACCTGAATTGGTTCTCCACGCTCAGTTCATCGCCGACATCGATTTCGCGCCGTTGAGCCCTTGCCGACTTTGCTGACTCTGCCGCGCAGTTTTGAAACAGTTGCGACATCAAGCTGGCACCGACTGTAGAAGCAATTTCGAACCTCGCATTTGAAAGGCTGAGGTTCAGCAGTCCAACTTCCGCCGTTCGTTATCTTCGCGGTGGTCTGAGCGAAGCCGATGTGAAATTTCTGTCGTTTAAGGTATTGCTCCATTGTGAACGCAGAGGCTAAATATCCCCATACATTTTATGGGCCAAGCGTTACACGAGGCTGGAATAGCATCAAATTCAATATTGGTTTGGGAGAAGATATTTGAATGAGACGCCTTACCTCAGCAGTCAGGAAATTCGCGATATTGTGACGGCTATTATCTCAGTGTTGGGGTATAACGATCTGGTACAGAGATCTTTGATGGCCAACCTGGACGATCAATACGTTTCTTCCATCACCCCGACGGCGATGGGATCGCACATGGCGACGTTGATCTATATTCTTGATCGGATGAACAAGACGCCGCGTCTGATTGACGGAACGGTCCCGATCCAGCGGTTTCTCGAGAATGCGGCATTTCTCTCCGGTCTGGATTCACGAGCGTCCCCGATCCGAGATGGGCTCGCAAATGTAACCAGCCGTACTGCAGGCTTTGTCTACCCCGCAGAGGATCGGTTCACATCATTCGATGAGAAGATTCTTTTCCAGAATGACATGGTTCCTATGGAATTCATGTCGAAGGGCCTTGCGGCATCAAATGCTGTTGCCAAGCTGACAGTGACAAGAGTGGAGGACGGAAGGCCCGCTTTTTCTAGCGCAGGCGTTTTAATGCGTTACGTTGGTACAGGATGGCTGCTTTCGCCGACGTTACTTATGACCAACTATCATGTTATCGCTGCCCGCAATTCAGGTGAAACTCCGCCTAACGCGACGGACTTGAACGCGCAAGCGATGTCAGTCGAGGCCGAGTTTGACTTCAACACAGATTCGATCAACCTCGCTAGCGTGGTCAAGACCGTTAAACTGGTGATCTCGGACAAGCATCTTGACTACGCCGTACTTCGCTTGGAGGAGACCGGGCGCCCAGGTCTTGTGGTCAGTTCGGATGTTCGCAACCTTCGTCCAGGATCGCCCGTAAATATCATACAGCATCCGAGGGGTAATCATAAGCACTACGCCATTCGGAACAACCTTGTTGAGTCTGTTACTGACACCCAGCTACGGTATTTTACTGACACGATGCCAGGTTCATCGGGTTCACCTGTCTGTGATGATGAATGGAGGGTTCAAGCGCTCCATCGTGGCTCAAGGTCCGTCACAAACGCCAAACTTCACGGCAGAGTGACTAACTATATCAACTACGGCTCACTGATGTACGCGGTGCTGCAGCATCTGAGCTCTAATGATCCTATCACTCTAGGCGAAATCACGACGGGGTAGGAAGCGAGCGATGGACGATTTCGATGGCTACTTCGATCCAGAGGAGCGAAAGAAAATCCTGGCAATCGCGCGCAAACTGCGATTTCCGACGAAGAGGTTCGTGTTGATCTCTTGCCTCCCAGAAGCATACGCGCAATCGCTACACAACCTGCCCGACGATGATGCCCAGCTGATCGCAGATATCGATCTGCTGCTTCGACCGTTGTATTTATTGGACGACAGTAACCGAACGATAGTACCGATTGTGGAGTGGCTGGAGCGCGCTGCGTTGACATTCCCCAACTTCCCCGAGGCGGCTGAACTAAAAATGTTCGCCGAGAAGGCAAAAGCGAGAAGCGCTACGCTGATCCCGTTGGCCGAAGATGCTTTGAAACGGCGCCTTGGAGACTCACTTAAGAAGAGCCTTAGGCTCTTCTACATGCCGTTCCTGACTGATCATCTCATCTCAGAGAATGCTCAAATCAATGTTCTGGCGCATGCCCTTGAAGATGCTATCAAAAGTCACTTCAAATATGAGAAAAACGTGTTTGTTCGCGAACTTTCCCGAAAGATAAAAATCGAATGGGATGATGAAGCTCGAACAAGAATCAAGGTGAGTGACCACTCAGTTTTTGAATTCGTTCCTTTTAACTATGAGGACATCACCTGGAAAACCGAGCGCTACGCGACGGGTGAGCTTTCTACCTGCGATTATGAAATCCGGCGAGATGACGTCTGGTTATCAGGACGGATGCTTGAGGCCGAGGTTTCCGTCAACTACGAGAAACAGCTTATGACATCAACATATGGTATTGATGTGAAAGATCCCGGGCCGTTTAAAATCAAGGCTGTTAAAGAAACCTGCTGGTTCCTCGATTCGGATCCGGTTTTCGAGCAAACTTCGCCCTACGTTGTTCAAGGCTGCAAGCTCGAAATCCAAAATAGTGCGCCCGGTCTTCGGGTGGTTTTCCACGACGTGGGTGGTGCTAAGTTGTTTTCACCTGATCCGGAATTTTCTGGTAGCCACAAGTGGGATGTGATATCCTTTGGCTCTAGCAGGTCGTTAGACTCAGTACCCGTTCTGCTTCCCGAGCAGGGTTACATACTGGTAATGTCTCGCACGCTGGCGGGCCTTGACGACAGCGCCGAGAAGGGCCATGTTAGTCCAACTGATAACGCATGATTGGATAAGCGAATGTGCAGGATCAAAGAAACAATCGTCTGAAGCCGTTGGTTTCAAGAGATACATCTTGTGTCCTGGCAATGATGTTGCCGGGATATTGTCATTTGTGGGAAAAGCGAAGTTCGGTTGATGAAATCCGCCTCCAAGTTTCGCATTGTCTCTTGGAACAAGGCTCCTGAGTGCGCAGGGCTAAATTTTTGTTGCGCCGATATACCAGCTCTATTGGCACCTGCGAACCACGGCGGGACTGCTCCATGGCAGCAGCTCCAACAGAGACCTGCGTGGTTGAGCGTGGAAACCCGCACGTCGTTTGCTCTGCCACTGAACTAGCCGGACCTAGCTACTCTCCTCTCCGGGTATTGATCGCAGCTTGAGGGTCTAAACCG carries:
- a CDS encoding trypsin-like peptidase domain-containing protein, which gives rise to MNETPYLSSQEIRDIVTAIISVLGYNDLVQRSLMANLDDQYVSSITPTAMGSHMATLIYILDRMNKTPRLIDGTVPIQRFLENAAFLSGLDSRASPIRDGLANVTSRTAGFVYPAEDRFTSFDEKILFQNDMVPMEFMSKGLAASNAVAKLTVTRVEDGRPAFSSAGVLMRYVGTGWLLSPTLLMTNYHVIAARNSGETPPNATDLNAQAMSVEAEFDFNTDSINLASVVKTVKLVISDKHLDYAVLRLEETGRPGLVVSSDVRNLRPGSPVNIIQHPRGNHKHYAIRNNLVESVTDTQLRYFTDTMPGSSGSPVCDDEWRVQALHRGSRSVTNAKLHGRVTNYINYGSLMYAVLQHLSSNDPITLGEITTG
- the repC gene encoding plasmid replication protein RepC, with the protein product MQSGSVTTPFGRRPMTLALVKAQLEVADIHKGKAVDKWKVYRDACDARSLLGLRDRALAVLNALLSFYPETELSEDKNLIVFPSNAQLIARANGIAGTTLRENLAVLVEAGLINRNDSPNGKRYVRRTKDGAVETAYGFDLAPLLAKSAELAHMAQQVTEDARRLKVLKERMTIARRDVRKLITAAIEDDTPGDWLKMEAMYVAAVAKLRHAKSITDFEGILDEVMILREHVVNTLKDQLFSTKSDGNDNVIRQHKQNSNTDYKNELEPCSETERGDMAAQNLSRKPETLKAFPIGLVMRACPEIASYGPGGEVRSWRDLMSAAVVVRSTLGVSASAYQDACEAMGAENAAVAMAAILERAGHINSAGGYLRDLTSRTRRGEFSLGPMLMALLKANSGGRNWA